A DNA window from Leptolyngbya sp. KIOST-1 contains the following coding sequences:
- a CDS encoding TatA/E family twin arginine-targeting protein translocase: protein MNVFGVGLPEMALILVLALLVFGPKKLPEIGRSLGKAIKGFQDASREFEEEFKKEAQQIEKAVAAPMKATLEPDSQKVLTPPEPAAEVQPAAAMETSTADIPGSEASPPAPVEVGDASGAETAAEASENDSPA, encoded by the coding sequence ATGAACGTTTTTGGTGTGGGTTTGCCAGAGATGGCGCTGATTCTGGTGCTGGCCCTGCTGGTGTTTGGACCCAAAAAGCTGCCCGAAATTGGTCGCAGCCTGGGCAAAGCCATCAAGGGCTTCCAGGATGCCTCGCGGGAGTTTGAGGAGGAGTTCAAGAAAGAAGCCCAGCAGATCGAGAAGGCCGTCGCCGCGCCTATGAAAGCCACGCTGGAACCCGACTCACAAAAGGTGCTAACCCCGCCAGAACCCGCCGCTGAGGTCCAGCCTGCCGCTGCTATGGAAACCTCCACGGCAGACATTCCTGGATCCGAAGCCTCTCCCCCGGCCCCCGTCGAGGTTGGTGACGCCAGCGGTGCCGAGACGGCTGCCGAGGCATCCGAAAACGACTCTCCAGCCTAG
- the pth gene encoding aminoacyl-tRNA hydrolase, producing MAEAPSSPLPCLIVGLGNPGDKYAGTRHNIGFEVVDRLSKLWAVSLKQERRFQAEYGTGFGPSREKVYLLKPLTYMNRSGQSIRAAMDWLKLSPAQVLVVYDDMDLPVGRLRLRLSGSAGGHNGMKSAIAHLGTQDFPRLRVGIGAATRAGESDKGVVSHVLGNFSKVERATMDAVVDTSLRALEKALTDGVEKAMSLYNPLDLSDGS from the coding sequence ATGGCTGAAGCACCATCTTCTCCGTTGCCCTGCCTGATTGTGGGGCTGGGCAACCCAGGCGACAAGTACGCCGGCACTCGCCACAACATTGGCTTTGAGGTCGTCGATCGCCTATCCAAGCTCTGGGCCGTGTCCCTCAAGCAGGAGCGTCGGTTTCAGGCTGAGTACGGCACGGGGTTTGGCCCCAGTCGGGAGAAGGTGTACCTGCTCAAGCCCCTTACCTACATGAATCGCTCCGGGCAGTCGATTCGGGCGGCGATGGACTGGCTCAAGCTGTCTCCAGCGCAGGTGCTGGTGGTCTACGATGATATGGACCTGCCGGTGGGGCGGCTGCGGCTGCGGCTGTCGGGGTCTGCCGGTGGGCACAATGGCATGAAGTCCGCGATCGCCCATCTGGGCACCCAGGACTTTCCTCGTCTGCGGGTCGGGATTGGGGCCGCCACCCGGGCTGGCGAAAGTGACAAAGGCGTGGTGTCCCACGTGCTGGGCAACTTTTCCAAAGTTGAGCGCGCCACTATGGATGCCGTGGTGGATACCAGCCTCCGTGCCCTGGAGAAAGCGCTTACCGACGGCGTTGAGAAGGCCATGAGCCTCTACAATCCCCTCGACTTAAGCGACGGTTCTTGA
- a CDS encoding DUF2382 domain-containing protein has product MPEHQLINGSVFDRSGYLIGHVTRVDPLPQGNFSLAVCPTDRGRAGSEMSITNSQIKSIDAERKIVTVELDYPGHSQQRPLDTNPSDTNKTVHLVEERLVVNRRRVKVGEVSVRRVVETEVVEVPIRREKLVVETVGSGTPPVEVKLGEPRVLGNAFASDRSLDNSIDSRADALTASGNLTTIRDAISFLESATTLDNHCEKIRVYISLNQETGLKATVHQFESSEMAIQVLLGLETTLLRQCSSVRLELFLRDDSMLTPYRDQLARYGQPAPAEARPLSVER; this is encoded by the coding sequence ATGCCTGAACATCAGTTGATCAATGGTTCTGTATTCGATCGCTCCGGCTATCTGATTGGCCATGTGACTAGGGTTGATCCCCTGCCCCAGGGCAATTTTTCTCTGGCCGTTTGTCCAACGGATAGGGGTCGGGCTGGGTCTGAAATGTCAATCACCAATAGCCAGATCAAAAGTATTGATGCCGAGCGCAAGATTGTCACCGTAGAGCTTGACTACCCCGGCCATTCCCAGCAGCGCCCCTTAGACACAAACCCTTCAGATACCAATAAAACCGTCCACCTGGTTGAAGAACGCCTAGTGGTCAATCGCCGACGAGTGAAAGTTGGTGAGGTGAGCGTGCGCCGAGTGGTTGAAACCGAAGTGGTAGAGGTGCCGATCCGGCGAGAAAAGCTGGTGGTTGAAACCGTCGGCAGTGGCACACCCCCCGTCGAAGTTAAGCTAGGCGAACCCCGCGTCCTGGGCAATGCCTTTGCCTCCGACCGTAGCCTCGACAACAGCATAGACTCCAGGGCCGATGCCCTCACGGCGAGCGGTAATCTGACCACCATCCGCGATGCGATCAGTTTTTTAGAGTCGGCGACGACCCTGGACAATCACTGCGAAAAAATCAGAGTCTATATTTCTTTGAATCAGGAAACCGGCCTCAAGGCCACCGTGCACCAGTTTGAATCGTCTGAGATGGCCATTCAGGTGCTACTGGGGTTAGAAACGACTCTGTTGAGGCAGTGCAGCAGCGTACGGCTGGAGCTGTTCCTGCGGGACGATTCGATGCTGACACCTTACCGCGACCAGCTGGCTCGGTACGGGCAACCTGCTCCTGCCGAAGCCCGGCCACTGTCCGTTGAGCGGTAG
- a CDS encoding DUF2382 domain-containing protein: protein MPLHRLKDYYPDYRDTLADGQLGDIDSYSIYTQGDDRVGTVKDLLVDDSGRFRYVVVDTGPWIFGKNVLLPIGLANFDYGKTRIYVNGLSKTQIENLPEYNDSTVVDDRYEDQVRSQYRPIAQGRSNRQFLGNNYATPNDANRMGALDADNQSMRPLESNAAGQRTARTKANLYDYDREPGYYGLSDQDNQGPLRLYEERLITRRNHNKVGEVRVGKQVRTETAEVSEPVSKERVVIERHDVKGQPAAATDHAFENQEVARMDVYEDEVSVDKQAFVREEVNVRKETDQETVRLRDQVRREELNIDTDGNPKVKR from the coding sequence ATGCCTTTGCATCGACTTAAAGACTATTATCCTGACTATCGCGACACCTTAGCCGATGGCCAGCTGGGTGATATCGATTCCTACTCTATCTACACCCAGGGCGATGATCGAGTCGGTACCGTTAAAGATTTACTGGTGGACGATTCGGGTCGCTTCCGCTACGTAGTGGTAGACACAGGCCCCTGGATCTTTGGTAAGAACGTTTTGCTTCCCATTGGTCTGGCCAACTTCGACTACGGTAAAACCCGCATTTACGTCAACGGCCTGTCGAAAACTCAGATCGAAAATCTGCCTGAGTACAACGACAGCACTGTGGTCGACGACCGCTACGAAGATCAGGTACGCAGCCAGTACCGGCCGATCGCCCAGGGACGTTCCAACCGTCAGTTTTTGGGCAATAACTACGCCACCCCTAATGACGCCAACCGCATGGGCGCTTTAGACGCCGACAACCAGTCCATGCGTCCCCTGGAAAGCAACGCTGCGGGTCAACGTACAGCCCGGACCAAGGCCAACCTTTATGATTACGATCGCGAACCTGGCTATTACGGCCTGAGCGATCAGGACAACCAAGGCCCCCTGCGTCTGTACGAAGAGCGCTTGATCACTCGCCGCAACCACAATAAAGTGGGCGAAGTGCGAGTTGGTAAGCAGGTCAGAACCGAAACCGCTGAAGTGTCTGAGCCGGTCAGCAAAGAGCGTGTTGTCATCGAACGGCACGATGTGAAAGGTCAGCCCGCCGCTGCAACCGATCACGCCTTTGAAAACCAGGAAGTAGCCCGCATGGACGTCTACGAGGATGAGGTCAGCGTCGATAAGCAGGCCTTTGTCCGCGAAGAAGTCAACGTCCGCAAGGAAACGGATCAAGAAACCGTTCGACTGCGCGACCAGGTACGCCGCGAAGAACTCAACATCGACACCGACGGTAACCCCAAAGTGAAGCGGTAA
- a CDS encoding M3 family metallopeptidase: MTATTVQNPLLIGAGLPPFESIETAHIVPGITALLNDLAVALEALEADVPPTWSGLVEPLTGIEERLGWSWGIVGHLMGVKNSPELRAAYEEVQPALVQFATRLGQSKPIYEAFKQLRASDQWTSFEPAQQRIVESSIREAELSGVGLEGADKERFNEIQQALAELTTRFGNNVLDATKAFSLTLTTPEEIDGLPPSLLALAAQLAREAGEEGATAAAGPWRITLDYPSFGPFMQHSRRRDLREQLYRAFVTRASEGDLDNSPNIEKILELRHEMANLLGYATYADLSLARKMAPSVESIDKLMDELRVASYDTAVKELEELKAFAAAKGAAEADNLTHWDTAFWAERIREEKYGLNDEELRPYFPLPQVLDGLFALAHRIFDVTIAPADGEAPVWHPDVRYFQVLNGSGDPIAHFYLDPYSRPAEKRGGAWMDDCINRGKLNGQVRLPVAYLVCNQAPPVDGRPSLMTFRDVETLFHEFGHGLQHMLTKVDYTGAAGINNVEWDAVELPSQFMENWCYHRNTLLTLARHVETGEPLPEDLYQKIVAARTFMTGSAILRQVRFGWTDIELHHRYRPGSGETVMEVSQRIAEQSSILKPLPEDAFLCAFTHIFAGGYAAGYYSYFWAEVLSADAFAAFEEAGLDNDQAIAATGHRFRDTVLALGGSRHPMEVFKAFRGREPSTQALLRHRGLVAA, encoded by the coding sequence ATGACAGCTACTACAGTGCAAAACCCCCTCCTGATCGGTGCTGGCTTACCACCTTTCGAGAGTATTGAGACGGCCCACATTGTGCCTGGCATTACCGCTCTGCTCAATGACCTCGCCGTTGCCCTGGAGGCCCTGGAGGCCGACGTCCCCCCCACCTGGTCAGGGCTCGTTGAGCCCCTCACCGGTATCGAGGAGCGCCTCGGCTGGAGTTGGGGCATTGTTGGCCATCTGATGGGAGTCAAAAACAGTCCTGAGCTGCGGGCCGCCTACGAAGAGGTGCAGCCCGCCCTGGTGCAGTTCGCCACCCGCCTGGGCCAGAGCAAGCCCATCTACGAAGCCTTTAAGCAGCTGCGCGCCAGTGACCAGTGGACCAGCTTTGAACCCGCCCAACAGCGGATTGTGGAGTCCTCTATCCGTGAGGCCGAGCTGTCGGGGGTTGGCCTGGAAGGGGCAGACAAAGAGCGGTTCAACGAGATTCAGCAGGCTCTGGCCGAGCTGACCACCCGGTTTGGCAACAACGTGCTCGATGCCACCAAGGCGTTTAGCCTCACCCTCACCACCCCTGAGGAGATCGACGGCCTGCCCCCCAGCCTGCTGGCCTTAGCTGCCCAGCTCGCGCGGGAGGCCGGTGAAGAAGGAGCCACCGCCGCTGCCGGTCCCTGGCGCATCACCCTTGACTACCCCAGCTTTGGGCCATTTATGCAGCACAGCCGCCGCCGGGACCTGCGAGAGCAGCTTTATCGCGCCTTTGTCACCCGCGCCTCCGAGGGTGATCTCGACAACAGCCCCAACATCGAAAAGATTCTGGAGCTGCGCCACGAAATGGCCAATCTGCTGGGCTACGCCACTTACGCCGATCTGAGCCTGGCCCGCAAGATGGCCCCCTCAGTGGAGTCGATCGACAAGCTGATGGATGAGTTGCGCGTCGCCAGCTACGACACCGCCGTCAAAGAACTAGAGGAGCTGAAGGCGTTCGCTGCCGCCAAGGGCGCCGCCGAAGCCGACAACCTCACCCACTGGGATACGGCTTTTTGGGCCGAGCGCATCCGCGAAGAGAAGTACGGCCTTAACGACGAAGAGCTCCGCCCCTATTTCCCGCTGCCCCAGGTGCTGGACGGCCTGTTTGCCCTGGCCCACCGCATTTTCGATGTCACCATTGCCCCTGCCGACGGCGAAGCCCCGGTGTGGCATCCCGACGTGCGCTACTTTCAGGTGCTCAACGGCAGCGGTGACCCCATCGCCCACTTCTACCTCGACCCCTACAGCCGCCCGGCCGAGAAGCGCGGCGGGGCCTGGATGGATGACTGCATCAACCGGGGCAAACTCAACGGGCAGGTGCGGCTGCCGGTGGCCTACCTGGTGTGCAACCAGGCCCCCCCGGTGGACGGCAGGCCCAGCCTGATGACCTTCCGCGATGTGGAAACCCTGTTCCACGAGTTTGGCCACGGACTCCAGCACATGCTGACGAAGGTGGACTACACCGGGGCAGCGGGCATCAACAATGTGGAGTGGGATGCGGTGGAGCTGCCCAGCCAGTTTATGGAGAACTGGTGCTACCACCGCAATACCCTGCTCACCCTGGCTCGCCACGTGGAAACCGGCGAGCCCCTGCCCGAAGACCTCTACCAGAAAATTGTTGCGGCTCGCACCTTTATGACCGGCAGCGCCATTCTGCGCCAGGTGCGCTTTGGCTGGACCGACATTGAACTGCACCACCGCTACCGCCCCGGCAGCGGCGAGACGGTGATGGAGGTTAGCCAACGCATCGCTGAGCAGTCCTCGATTCTCAAGCCACTGCCCGAGGATGCTTTTCTGTGCGCCTTCACCCACATCTTTGCGGGCGGCTACGCGGCGGGCTACTACAGCTACTTCTGGGCTGAGGTATTGAGCGCCGACGCCTTTGCCGCCTTTGAGGAAGCAGGGCTAGACAACGACCAGGCGATCGCCGCTACGGGTCACCGCTTCCGCGATACGGTGCTGGCCCTGGGGGGCAGCCGTCACCCCATGGAAGTGTTCAAGGCCTTCCGCGGGCGCGAACCCAGTACCCAGGCCCTGCTGCGCCATCGTGGACTGGTAGCAGCTTAG
- a CDS encoding potassium channel family protein: protein MLKSSFRRIVTGIVFFSLTVVAAVVGYMVAGWNFLDAIYMVVITIFGVGYGEVKPLSSPTLKVFTIFVIIAGALSVAYTVSGFVQMITEGEIHRALNLKRMSKEIEQLEDHVIICGFGRIGQLVAHRLKDSREAFIILDSDAERVALAQAQGYLIHQGDATDETALEAVGIHRAKSLATVLPNDAANVFITLTAREMNPSLMILARGEMPTTEKKLRLAGADHVVLPASISALRMAHLISHPSAVDFLSQTDGHQGLNEFLAELDIQLNELVIGANSPLIGGTIGDIELKGQGSFITVALRRGDGEVVIHPSRATYLAQGDSIILMGHQGDMPSFAQQSALKREMRYRGARVR from the coding sequence ATGCTGAAAAGCTCGTTTCGGCGAATTGTCACCGGGATTGTTTTTTTCTCGCTGACGGTGGTGGCGGCGGTGGTCGGCTACATGGTGGCTGGCTGGAATTTTCTCGATGCCATCTACATGGTGGTAATCACGATATTTGGGGTGGGCTATGGCGAAGTTAAGCCCCTCAGTTCGCCAACCCTGAAGGTGTTTACCATTTTTGTCATTATTGCCGGGGCGCTGTCGGTGGCCTACACCGTATCGGGCTTCGTGCAGATGATTACCGAAGGGGAGATTCATCGTGCCCTCAACCTTAAACGTATGAGCAAGGAAATTGAACAACTGGAAGACCATGTCATTATCTGCGGCTTTGGCCGCATTGGTCAGCTGGTGGCCCACAGGCTAAAGGACAGCCGCGAGGCGTTCATCATTCTCGACAGCGATGCCGAACGGGTAGCTCTGGCTCAAGCGCAGGGCTACCTCATCCACCAGGGCGACGCCACCGATGAAACTGCCCTGGAAGCGGTGGGCATTCACCGGGCTAAATCCCTGGCTACGGTGCTGCCCAACGACGCCGCCAATGTGTTCATTACCCTGACAGCCAGGGAGATGAACCCCAGTTTGATGATTTTGGCCCGGGGCGAAATGCCTACCACCGAGAAAAAACTACGCCTGGCCGGGGCCGACCATGTGGTGCTGCCCGCCAGCATCAGCGCCCTGCGGATGGCCCACCTGATCTCCCACCCTTCGGCGGTAGACTTTTTGTCGCAAACCGACGGTCACCAGGGGCTAAACGAGTTTCTGGCGGAACTGGACATTCAGCTCAACGAGCTGGTGATCGGAGCTAATTCCCCGCTGATCGGCGGCACCATTGGCGACATTGAACTCAAGGGCCAGGGTTCCTTTATCACCGTCGCGCTGCGGCGGGGCGATGGGGAGGTGGTGATTCATCCCAGTCGGGCCACCTACCTGGCCCAGGGCGACTCGATTATTTTGATGGGCCATCAGGGGGATATGCCCAGCTTTGCCCAGCAGAGCGCGCTGAAGCGGGAGATGCGGTATCGGGGGGCGAGGGTGAGGTAG
- a CDS encoding Lin0512 family protein, whose product MAHKRLIIEMGMGVDQHGQEPTVAAARAVRNAIAHNALPGVWEVAGLSHPNEMIVEVQVAVPFPDQVRQEEVLAVLPFGQKTLVLKEGGMVVAGRAIPELDDRNDDMYVAIAAVTVLIPSE is encoded by the coding sequence GTGGCTCACAAGCGGCTGATTATTGAAATGGGGATGGGCGTTGACCAGCACGGGCAGGAGCCCACGGTGGCCGCCGCCCGCGCGGTACGCAATGCGATCGCCCACAATGCCCTGCCCGGCGTCTGGGAAGTAGCCGGGCTTAGCCACCCCAACGAAATGATCGTCGAGGTACAGGTTGCCGTCCCCTTTCCCGACCAGGTGCGACAGGAGGAGGTGCTGGCGGTGCTGCCCTTTGGCCAAAAAACTCTGGTACTCAAAGAGGGCGGCATGGTAGTGGCCGGACGCGCCATCCCTGAGCTAGACGACAGGAACGACGACATGTACGTGGCGATCGCCGCCGTTACGGTCTTGATTCCCAGCGAGTGA
- a CDS encoding response regulator, translated as MPGKSILLIEFEPGLRDILSGCLGELGDWNVTLSSSIREALKLCGIHRPDVILLDASAIEDDVLILVEQLKQYAVHQAVPILLLSSKANWFTLKEFNQMGFCGAIGKPFNPSTLSCQVSRLIQSWHA; from the coding sequence ATGCCTGGAAAATCTATTCTCCTGATTGAGTTTGAGCCGGGTTTGCGGGATATTTTGAGCGGCTGTCTGGGTGAACTTGGCGACTGGAATGTCACGCTATCTAGCTCGATTCGAGAGGCTCTAAAGCTCTGCGGAATCCACCGCCCTGACGTTATCTTGCTCGATGCGTCGGCGATTGAAGACGATGTTTTGATTTTAGTGGAGCAGCTAAAACAGTACGCCGTTCATCAGGCCGTGCCCATCCTGTTGCTAAGCTCAAAGGCTAACTGGTTCACCCTAAAAGAGTTTAATCAGATGGGCTTTTGTGGGGCGATTGGCAAGCCGTTCAACCCATCTACGCTGTCTTGCCAAGTTTCTCGACTGATCCAATCATGGCATGCCTGA
- a CDS encoding DUF1269 domain-containing protein, with product MSTLTVWKFNNPEGAEKALAKLGDLQKQEVIKVLDAAVVSWPVGRSKPKTNQAVSTVGVGALGGAFWGMLFGLIFLVPLFGMIVGAAAGALSGSFTDYGINDDFIKSLRDKVTEGTSALFLLTGQVTVDKVSEAFAPDEMGELIQSNLSTEQEAKLREDFGAEL from the coding sequence ATGTCTACGTTAACGGTGTGGAAGTTCAACAACCCTGAAGGAGCCGAAAAGGCCCTGGCCAAGCTGGGCGATCTGCAAAAGCAGGAGGTGATCAAGGTGCTGGATGCCGCCGTGGTGTCTTGGCCGGTGGGTCGCAGCAAGCCCAAGACCAACCAGGCCGTCAGCACAGTTGGTGTGGGTGCCCTGGGCGGTGCCTTTTGGGGCATGCTCTTTGGCCTGATTTTCCTGGTACCGCTGTTTGGCATGATTGTCGGTGCTGCGGCAGGAGCCTTGTCGGGCTCCTTTACCGACTACGGCATCAATGACGACTTTATCAAAAGTCTGCGCGACAAGGTCACCGAAGGCACCTCCGCCCTATTTTTACTTACCGGCCAGGTGACTGTAGATAAGGTGAGTGAAGCCTTTGCCCCTGACGAGATGGGTGAGCTGATCCAGTCGAACCTGAGTACTGAGCAGGAGGCTAAGCTGCGCGAAGATTTCGGCGCTGAGCTGTAG